Proteins encoded together in one Flavobacteriales bacterium window:
- a CDS encoding SRPBCC family protein, with the protein MYRFETSIDVPTSLEEAWNFFSNPENLKELTPPSIGFEPRSKSMDTKMYPGFFITYKVAPLFGVKMTWATEITHVENQKFFIDEQRLGPYKIWHHEHHFEPLSETVTRVTDIVHYALPAGFIGRLFHPLVIKPKLLGLFSYREQQIKEIFDS; encoded by the coding sequence ATGTATCGTTTTGAAACTTCAATCGACGTTCCAACCTCTTTAGAAGAGGCGTGGAACTTTTTTTCTAACCCGGAAAACCTCAAAGAGCTTACTCCGCCATCGATCGGATTTGAGCCGAGGTCAAAAAGTATGGATACCAAAATGTATCCGGGGTTCTTTATCACGTACAAGGTAGCCCCGCTCTTTGGCGTCAAAATGACTTGGGCAACCGAGATCACCCATGTCGAAAACCAAAAATTCTTCATCGACGAACAGCGGCTCGGCCCCTATAAAATTTGGCACCACGAGCATCATTTTGAGCCACTTAGCGAAACCGTCACTCGCGTTACGGACATCGTACACTATGCGCTTCCGGCCGGATTTATAGGCCGACTCTTTCATCCTTTGGTAATAAAACCTAAATTGCTCGGGCTCTTCTCCTACCGGGAACAACAGATTAAAGAAATCTTCGACTCATGA